The Streptomyces nitrosporeus genome includes a window with the following:
- a CDS encoding glycosyltransferase — MSSTGRDIFIVANSTDELGGVTGWMHRTAQLFQQQGHRVHTVGVHAAELKMALPDPPGYPVTALYPAHPPTPWTPRGVRDRFRVPARRREAARAAAKREAVERLSGIFRSARPGGVVIVSQVWAMEWVGEADTRGLRVIGMSHESYAYSRASHRYRWIRNHYAALDRWLVLTEEDADTWAGDGMDNVGFMPNALARLPAVPSPRTGKSVASIGRLTDQKGIDMLLDTWALVAPERPGWTLDVYGAGEDEAALRARCTALGLDGSVRWRGRTDDVPGALAGSSVFVQSSRGEGFPLALMEAMASGLPCAAFDCAPGVREIVRDGEDGLLAPAGDVGALADRLLRLTGDPRMRDAMGDRARAGVQRFSEAEIVRRWEELFAFLER; from the coding sequence ATGAGCAGCACCGGCCGTGACATCTTCATCGTCGCCAACAGCACGGACGAACTCGGGGGAGTGACGGGCTGGATGCACCGGACGGCCCAGCTGTTCCAGCAGCAGGGCCACCGGGTGCACACCGTCGGTGTCCACGCGGCCGAGCTGAAGATGGCCCTGCCCGACCCGCCGGGTTATCCGGTCACCGCCCTGTATCCGGCGCACCCGCCGACCCCCTGGACGCCCCGGGGCGTACGCGACCGCTTCCGGGTCCCGGCCCGGCGGCGGGAGGCGGCCAGGGCGGCGGCCAAGCGGGAGGCCGTCGAGCGGCTCTCCGGGATCTTCCGGTCGGCCCGGCCCGGCGGGGTGGTGATCGTCAGCCAGGTCTGGGCGATGGAGTGGGTCGGCGAGGCGGACACCCGGGGCCTGCGGGTGATCGGGATGAGCCACGAGTCGTACGCCTACTCGCGGGCGAGCCACCGCTACCGCTGGATCAGGAACCACTACGCGGCGCTCGACCGCTGGCTCGTCCTCACCGAGGAGGACGCCGACACCTGGGCCGGGGACGGGATGGACAACGTCGGTTTCATGCCCAACGCGCTGGCCCGGCTGCCCGCGGTGCCCTCCCCGCGTACCGGGAAGTCGGTCGCGAGTATCGGGCGGCTCACCGACCAGAAGGGCATCGACATGCTCCTGGACACCTGGGCCCTGGTCGCCCCCGAACGGCCCGGCTGGACGCTGGACGTGTACGGGGCGGGCGAGGACGAGGCCGCTCTGCGGGCGCGGTGCACCGCTCTGGGGCTGGACGGTTCGGTGCGGTGGCGGGGCCGTACGGACGATGTGCCGGGGGCGCTCGCCGGCTCCTCCGTCTTCGTCCAGTCCTCACGCGGTGAGGGTTTCCCGCTGGCGCTCATGGAGGCGATGGCGAGCGGGCTGCCGTGTGCGGCCTTCGACTGCGCCCCCGGGGTGCGGGAGATCGTGCGGGACGGCGAGGACGGGCTGCTCGCCCCCGCCGGTGACGTCGGTGCCCTCGCCGACCGTCTGCTGCGGCTCACCGGGGACCCGCGGATGCGGGACGCGATGGGGGACCGGGCGCGGGCGGGGGTCCAGCGTTTCTCCGAGGCGGAGATCGTCCGCCGCTGGGAGGAGCTGTTCGCCTTCCTGGAGCGGTGA
- a CDS encoding bifunctional glycosyltransferase/CDP-glycerol:glycerophosphate glycerophosphotransferase has product MPRFSVIVPAYRVQAYLHACLDSVLNQSFKDHEIIVVDDCSPDACGSIADEYAARDPRVSVVHLPANSGLGPARNAGVERASGDYLLFLDGDDTFTPEALQAVADRLEETGGPDVLVYDYARTYWSGKSERNVFSQALAETGPPTFRLADRPELLKVLMVVWNKAYRREFVEAEGFTFPPGYYEDTPWTYPVLMAAGSIAVLDAVCVDYRQRRRGNILSTTTRRHFDVFDQYDRVFAFIDARPELAVWRPVLFRRMLDHFSTLFTSPGRLPRGTRAQFFRRARAHCRRYRAPGAAVPRRARLRHALFRLGAHRTYRALWAGQRLRGRLAGAARAVRRALRGAALQLHYRVQLRLPVRPGEAVFAAYWNRGYTCSPAALEAAARDLVPGLRTSWICHPAYAHTVPDGVRVLHPGTAAYWTALARSRYLVNNVNFDRRLVKRHGQVLVQTHHGTPLKTMGTDLVHRPAAAGSMDFAQLLRNVDKWDFSLSANQHSTLVWERIYPSGYTTLEYGSPRNDVFHRARPELIARLRAELGVREGVTALLYAPTHRDYLRGRQRPLDLEQLVRVLGPRYVVLARSHYLDTATGTPAGRTPHPQIIDVGGHLSVEELCLASDGLITDYSSLMFDYVNLDRPVVLHLEDRQAYEAARGTYFDLEAFPPGAVARSQEELHEIFTSGHWRGPRSTQRRAAFRARFCPYDDGHAAERVVRRVFLGDAPAQPQPVASGELRPSGVPRQVMVREYTNG; this is encoded by the coding sequence GTGCCCCGGTTCAGTGTCATCGTGCCCGCGTACCGGGTCCAGGCGTATCTGCACGCGTGTCTCGACTCCGTGCTGAACCAGTCCTTCAAGGACCACGAGATCATCGTGGTCGACGACTGTTCACCGGACGCCTGCGGCTCGATCGCCGACGAGTACGCCGCCCGTGACCCGCGCGTGAGCGTCGTCCACCTGCCGGCCAACTCCGGTCTGGGGCCCGCCCGCAACGCCGGGGTGGAACGGGCGAGCGGCGACTACCTGCTCTTCCTCGACGGTGACGACACCTTCACCCCCGAGGCCCTCCAGGCCGTCGCCGACCGCCTGGAGGAGACCGGCGGGCCCGATGTCCTGGTCTACGACTACGCCCGCACCTACTGGTCCGGGAAGAGCGAGCGCAACGTCTTCTCCCAGGCCCTCGCCGAGACCGGTCCGCCGACCTTCCGGCTGGCGGACCGGCCGGAACTGCTCAAGGTCCTCATGGTGGTCTGGAACAAGGCGTACCGCCGCGAGTTCGTCGAGGCGGAAGGGTTCACCTTCCCGCCCGGCTACTACGAGGACACCCCCTGGACCTACCCGGTGCTGATGGCCGCCGGATCGATCGCCGTCCTGGACGCCGTGTGCGTCGACTACCGGCAGCGGCGCCGCGGCAACATCCTCTCCACCACCACCCGCAGGCACTTCGACGTCTTCGACCAGTACGACCGGGTGTTCGCCTTCATCGACGCCCGGCCCGAACTGGCCGTCTGGCGCCCGGTGCTGTTCCGGCGGATGCTCGACCACTTCTCGACCCTGTTCACCTCCCCGGGGCGGCTCCCCCGGGGCACCCGGGCCCAGTTCTTCCGCCGTGCCCGTGCCCACTGCCGCCGCTACCGCGCGCCCGGGGCCGCCGTGCCGCGCCGCGCACGGCTGCGGCACGCCCTGTTCCGGCTGGGCGCCCACCGGACGTACCGGGCCCTGTGGGCCGGGCAGCGGCTGCGCGGACGCCTGGCCGGCGCGGCACGGGCGGTGCGCCGGGCCCTGCGCGGTGCCGCCCTCCAGCTGCACTACCGGGTGCAGCTGCGGCTGCCCGTACGCCCCGGGGAGGCGGTGTTCGCCGCCTACTGGAACCGCGGTTACACCTGCAGTCCGGCGGCGCTGGAGGCCGCGGCCCGTGACCTCGTCCCGGGGCTGCGCACCTCGTGGATCTGCCACCCCGCGTACGCGCACACCGTCCCCGACGGGGTCCGGGTGCTGCACCCGGGGACGGCCGCGTACTGGACGGCCCTGGCCCGGTCCCGGTACCTCGTCAACAACGTCAACTTCGACCGCAGGCTGGTGAAGAGACACGGCCAGGTCCTGGTGCAGACCCACCACGGGACCCCGCTGAAGACCATGGGCACCGATCTGGTGCACCGGCCCGCGGCGGCCGGCTCCATGGACTTCGCGCAGTTGCTGCGCAACGTCGACAAGTGGGACTTCTCGCTCTCCGCCAACCAGCACTCCACCCTGGTGTGGGAGCGCATCTACCCCTCCGGGTACACGACGCTGGAGTACGGCAGCCCGCGCAACGACGTCTTCCACCGCGCCCGCCCCGAGCTGATCGCCCGGCTGCGCGCCGAGCTGGGGGTGCGGGAGGGCGTCACCGCGCTGCTGTACGCCCCGACCCACCGCGACTACCTGCGCGGCCGGCAGCGACCGCTGGACCTCGAACAGCTCGTCCGGGTCCTCGGCCCGCGCTATGTGGTGCTGGCCCGTTCCCATTACCTCGACACGGCCACCGGGACCCCGGCCGGGCGCACCCCGCACCCGCAGATCATCGACGTCGGCGGCCATCTGTCGGTCGAGGAGCTCTGCCTCGCCTCCGACGGGCTGATCACGGACTACTCCTCGCTGATGTTCGACTACGTCAACCTGGACCGGCCCGTCGTCCTCCACCTGGAGGACCGGCAGGCGTACGAGGCGGCGCGCGGCACCTACTTCGACCTGGAGGCGTTCCCGCCCGGCGCGGTGGCCCGCAGCCAGGAGGAGCTGCACGAGATCTTCACGAGCGGCCACTGGCGCGGGCCGCGTTCCACCCAGCGGCGCGCCGCGTTCCGGGCCAGGTTCTGCCCGTACGACGACGGGCACGCGGCGGAGCGGGTGGTACGCCGGGTGTTCCTGGGGGACGCTCCGGCGCAGCCCCAGCCGGTCGCCTCCGGCGAGCTGCGGCCGTCGGGGGTGCCCCGGCAGGTGATGGTGCGGGAGTACACCAACGGGTGA
- a CDS encoding carbohydrate ABC transporter permease, with translation MTTTDEAGTAGAGAAGRAASPDTAAGAERARPSLAARIATRAGGGLMRVFLLLVALFWLMPTVGLLLSSLRSPDEIAASGWWKVFTAPTRITFDNYQRLLDNSAITDSLFSTVLITVPSTLLVVVIGSFAGYAFAWMEFPGRDWWFLLVVGLLVVPVQVALIPVSELFGAIGIFETTLGVILFHTAFGLPFAIFLLRNFFAEIPRELLEAARLDGAGEIRLFTRVVMPLGGPAIASLGIFQFLWVWNDMLVALIFADSDSPPITVALQQQVRQFGNNIDVLAPGAFVSMVIPLAVFFAFQRQFVSGVMAGAVK, from the coding sequence ATGACCACGACCGACGAGGCCGGGACCGCGGGCGCCGGCGCGGCGGGGCGCGCCGCCTCCCCGGACACCGCGGCCGGGGCAGAGAGGGCGCGGCCGTCCCTCGCCGCACGGATCGCCACCCGGGCGGGGGGCGGCCTCATGCGGGTCTTCCTCCTCCTCGTGGCCCTGTTCTGGCTGATGCCGACCGTCGGGCTGCTGCTCTCCTCGCTGCGGAGCCCGGACGAGATCGCGGCGAGCGGCTGGTGGAAGGTGTTCACCGCCCCCACCCGGATCACCTTCGACAACTACCAGCGGCTGCTGGACAATTCGGCGATCACCGACTCGCTGTTCAGCACCGTCCTGATCACCGTCCCGTCCACCCTGCTGGTGGTGGTGATCGGCTCGTTCGCCGGGTACGCCTTCGCCTGGATGGAGTTCCCGGGGCGGGACTGGTGGTTCCTGCTCGTCGTGGGACTGCTGGTGGTGCCCGTCCAGGTCGCGCTGATCCCGGTCTCCGAACTCTTCGGCGCCATCGGGATCTTCGAGACCACGCTCGGCGTGATCCTCTTCCACACGGCGTTCGGTCTGCCCTTCGCCATCTTCCTGCTGCGGAACTTCTTCGCGGAGATCCCGCGTGAACTGCTGGAGGCCGCCCGGCTCGACGGGGCAGGCGAGATCCGGCTCTTCACCCGGGTCGTGATGCCGCTGGGCGGGCCGGCGATCGCCTCGCTCGGGATCTTCCAGTTCCTGTGGGTGTGGAACGACATGCTGGTCGCGCTGATCTTCGCCGACTCCGACTCGCCGCCGATCACCGTGGCACTGCAACAGCAGGTCCGTCAGTTCGGCAACAACATCGACGTACTGGCGCCCGGTGCCTTCGTGTCGATGGTCATCCCGCTGGCGGTCTTCTTCGCCTTCCAGCGGCAGTTCGTCTCCGGGGTGATGGCCGGCGCCGTCAAGTAG
- a CDS encoding carbohydrate ABC transporter permease — MTTTAAGGAGAAPPAGKHPGARPGGQGGRSVTGTRKAVAAVFLLPALVLLGALVVYPIGYSVYRSFLDQAGTGFAGLDNYKTLFTDDTIRTAVKNNAVWVVFAPTVATALGLVFAVLTERIRWGTAFKLLVFMPMAISMLAAGIIFRLVYDQAPERGVANAVVVGVHDTFAESSGFPRARPLPVHPLKAGGGGAFVTKEPVRAGEPVRLPLVGVAPAKMPGDAEPARTPEPADDGKVTGTAWLDFTRGGGGKPNAVDPAELGLKGLRVEAVRDGEVVATATAGADGVFTLPASADGATLRLPADNFREPYNGVDWLGPTLVTPGIIGSYVWMWAGFAMVLIAAGLAGLPRELLEAARVDGANEWQVFRRITVPMLAPVLVVVLVTLMINVLKIFDLVFIIAPGSSQDDANVLALQLYRSSFGTDADLGVGSAISVLLLLLVVPMMLVNIRRIRKEGRR, encoded by the coding sequence ATGACGACCACGGCAGCGGGGGGCGCCGGAGCGGCGCCTCCCGCCGGCAAGCATCCCGGGGCACGTCCGGGCGGACAGGGCGGCCGGAGCGTCACCGGCACCCGCAAGGCGGTCGCGGCGGTGTTCCTGCTGCCCGCCCTGGTCCTGCTCGGCGCCCTCGTCGTGTATCCGATCGGATACTCCGTCTACCGGTCCTTCCTCGACCAGGCAGGCACCGGTTTCGCCGGCCTCGACAACTACAAGACGCTCTTCACGGACGACACCATCCGCACCGCCGTGAAGAACAACGCGGTCTGGGTGGTGTTCGCCCCCACGGTCGCCACCGCGCTGGGCCTGGTCTTCGCGGTGCTGACCGAACGCATCCGCTGGGGGACGGCGTTCAAGCTGCTCGTCTTCATGCCGATGGCGATCTCGATGCTGGCCGCCGGGATCATCTTCCGGCTGGTGTACGACCAGGCGCCCGAGCGCGGGGTGGCCAACGCCGTCGTCGTCGGGGTGCACGACACCTTCGCGGAGTCCTCCGGCTTCCCGAGGGCCCGCCCGCTGCCCGTCCACCCGCTGAAGGCGGGCGGCGGAGGTGCCTTCGTCACGAAGGAACCGGTACGGGCGGGCGAGCCGGTGCGGCTGCCGCTCGTCGGGGTGGCTCCGGCGAAGATGCCCGGCGACGCAGAACCGGCCCGGACCCCGGAGCCGGCGGACGACGGGAAGGTCACCGGCACCGCGTGGCTGGACTTCACCCGGGGCGGCGGCGGGAAGCCCAACGCCGTCGACCCGGCGGAACTCGGCCTGAAGGGCCTCCGGGTCGAGGCCGTCAGGGACGGCGAGGTCGTCGCCACCGCCACCGCCGGCGCGGACGGGGTGTTCACCCTGCCCGCCTCGGCCGACGGCGCCACCCTCCGGCTCCCGGCGGACAACTTCCGGGAGCCCTACAACGGCGTCGACTGGCTCGGCCCCACGCTGGTGACGCCCGGGATCATCGGGAGCTACGTCTGGATGTGGGCGGGCTTCGCCATGGTGCTGATCGCCGCGGGCCTGGCGGGCCTGCCGCGTGAGCTCCTGGAGGCGGCCCGGGTGGACGGCGCCAACGAGTGGCAGGTGTTCCGCCGGATCACCGTCCCGATGCTCGCCCCGGTCCTGGTGGTGGTGCTGGTCACCCTGATGATCAACGTACTGAAGATCTTCGACCTGGTCTTCATCATCGCGCCGGGCTCCTCCCAGGACGACGCCAACGTCCTGGCGCTCCAGCTGTACCGGTCCTCCTTCGGCACGGACGCCGATCTCGGGGTCGGCAGCGCCATCTCCGTACTCCTGCTGCTCCTGGTGGTCCCGATGATGCTCGTCAACATCCGCCGGATACGGAAGGAGGGGCGCCGATGA
- a CDS encoding ABC transporter substrate-binding protein — protein MRTTLRMRRAAVALTAAGALALTGCGGDGKGGKKDGASPKGEDSTPSVALPKLDGEEISVAAVWTGPEQANFTKVLDEFEKRTGATVTFVPAQDPIVNFLGTKIAGGQPPDVAMIPQVGAVQQAVAKKWAKPAGPEARAQLGQNYAQVWQDLGAVDGTQYGVYFKAANKSLIWYNAQAFENAGASEPKTWKDFLNTAETVSASGVTPVSVGGADGWTLTDWFENIYLSQAGPEKYDQLAKHEIKWTDPSVGDALTTLAELFGKPELIAGGADGALQTEFPASVTQTFTGGDTPKGAMVFEGDFVSVNIAQTKAEIGKDAKVFPFPAVGAESPVVTGGDAAVALKDGKGAQALLTWLASTDAARIWAEAGGFISPNKALDPAAYPNEVQRTMAKALIAAGDDVRFDMSDQAPQSFGGTPGKGEWKILQDFLKNPGDIAGTQEELESAAAEAYAG, from the coding sequence ATGCGCACAACCCTTCGCATGCGCAGGGCAGCAGTGGCGTTGACCGCGGCCGGGGCACTCGCCCTCACGGGCTGCGGCGGCGACGGCAAGGGCGGGAAGAAGGACGGGGCCTCCCCGAAGGGTGAGGACAGCACGCCGAGTGTCGCCTTACCGAAGCTGGACGGGGAGGAGATATCCGTCGCGGCGGTCTGGACGGGTCCCGAACAGGCCAACTTCACCAAGGTGCTGGACGAGTTCGAGAAGCGCACCGGCGCCACGGTCACCTTCGTCCCGGCCCAGGACCCGATCGTCAACTTCCTGGGTACGAAGATCGCGGGCGGCCAGCCGCCGGACGTGGCGATGATCCCGCAGGTGGGCGCGGTCCAGCAGGCCGTGGCCAAGAAGTGGGCCAAGCCGGCCGGCCCCGAGGCGCGGGCCCAGCTGGGGCAGAACTACGCGCAGGTCTGGCAGGACCTCGGAGCGGTCGACGGCACCCAGTACGGGGTCTACTTCAAGGCCGCCAACAAGTCCCTGATCTGGTACAACGCCCAGGCGTTCGAGAACGCGGGCGCGAGTGAGCCGAAGACCTGGAAGGACTTCCTGAACACCGCCGAGACGGTCTCCGCCTCCGGTGTCACCCCGGTCTCGGTCGGTGGCGCGGACGGCTGGACGCTCACCGACTGGTTCGAGAACATCTACCTCTCCCAGGCCGGTCCCGAGAAGTACGACCAGCTGGCGAAGCACGAGATCAAGTGGACGGATCCGTCCGTCGGGGACGCGCTGACCACCCTCGCGGAGCTCTTCGGCAAGCCGGAGCTGATCGCGGGCGGCGCGGACGGCGCGCTGCAGACGGAGTTCCCCGCCTCGGTGACCCAGACCTTCACCGGCGGCGACACCCCCAAGGGGGCCATGGTCTTCGAGGGTGACTTCGTCTCGGTCAACATCGCGCAGACCAAGGCCGAGATCGGCAAGGACGCCAAGGTGTTCCCCTTCCCGGCGGTCGGCGCCGAGTCCCCGGTGGTGACCGGTGGTGACGCGGCGGTGGCCCTGAAGGACGGCAAGGGCGCCCAGGCGCTGCTGACCTGGCTCGCCTCGACCGACGCGGCGCGGATCTGGGCCGAGGCGGGCGGTTTCATCTCCCCGAACAAGGCGCTGGACCCGGCGGCCTACCCGAACGAGGTGCAGCGCACGATGGCGAAGGCGCTGATCGCGGCCGGTGACGACGTCCGGTTCGACATGTCCGACCAGGCGCCCCAGTCGTTCGGCGGGACGCCCGGCAAGGGCGAGTGGAAGATCCTCCAGGACTTCCTGAAGAACCCGGGGGACATCGCGGGGACCCAGGAGGAACTGGAGTCCGCGGCCGCCGAGGCGTACGCGGGCTGA
- a CDS encoding FHA domain-containing protein — MQIRLTVLAPRSGQTPARTCDVLVTAPAGTALAAVASALASAVTGPEGSQGGGAVVLYAGRERLDAQRRTLGEPPLVDGAVLSLQVPGEEEGSGDPAPARLHVVAGPDAGGVHLLHGGQVRIGRSADADVPLDDPDVSRLHCAVTVLEDGRVAVADLGSTNGTSLDGTPVHDRPVRLAPGALLRLGESVLTLTAGGRTPTLETAPDGEGHLRVTRPGTGGGEAARTAPGPKAPHGTEAPPGPADTGGAGGHGRARGDHPGALGPQDPHGRPGGPAGHDERRDAPGPGEGRGPASRDTAGVPPQPTHGRGARVVPAEAPRRGGIGAWARRLAGGRGEAAPPAHPGPAPQAGPGDPAAHTAAPAAPAGTWPDPASVLLTALGPGPRLWERDGAHPEALVVRLGTTERADLPAVPVTVGLREAGSLGLAGPHDRLPGLARSVVAQLAALHPPSGLEIVLISTDRTRGTEERRREWSWLGWLPHLRPLHGQDCRLLLAYDREQAEARAAELVRRMDEGPLGPGWASADRASVAEAARRYEGPFTVVVVDGDPGSAALRETTAGLAGAGAAAGIHLICLAQAPAASPLSPVDATYDTACRASIPFRECGAVAMLSGDVATSLRLLRTAGGQVAGHGTVAVVDAVSAAWAERFARALAPLRDEGAGPLPGRPVAAALPPSARLLDELGLARATPASLMARWASTAEEQPGATVRPAVPAPAAAGTDTAGSGRTLSTGPRVGAQREAPESGRTGSARTVSGRTGPGSPGPAEPAPSPYRRSGPTSSGAGRSVFPAAVAVPAQRREGRAAAAASYPGRPVIVLGAGPRGPLLVDLADEGPHLLIEGPAGSGRTELLRAVAASLASAARPDRLGILLIDGAGDTSAQGLGPCTELPHVFTHLVASEPVRMREFAQALGGELKRRAELLGTLDFATWHARYDESQVSGTGRPAADSGDLDSPASGTLRLRPPGQRPADPGPSPLPRLVVLADDFDALVAPSLGSPGRPSAGSVVRVLEAVARDGERLGVHLVATSARPDRTEDTELARGARLRVVLDPPVLPPSPDEAAPGRGRLGHPDGRVTPFQGGRVTGRIPRTATLRPTVVPLEWERMGDPPARRPVRELGNGPTDLALLASALERAARSVNAERLPPLIPAVPASGR; from the coding sequence ATGCAGATCCGGCTGACCGTCCTCGCGCCGCGCAGCGGCCAGACCCCGGCGCGCACCTGCGACGTGCTCGTCACCGCCCCCGCGGGGACAGCGCTCGCCGCCGTCGCGTCGGCCCTCGCCTCCGCGGTGACGGGGCCGGAGGGCTCCCAGGGCGGCGGGGCGGTGGTGCTGTACGCCGGACGCGAGCGGCTCGACGCGCAGCGCCGCACCCTCGGTGAGCCGCCGCTGGTGGACGGGGCGGTGCTCTCGCTCCAGGTGCCCGGCGAGGAGGAGGGCTCCGGAGACCCCGCCCCGGCCCGGCTGCACGTGGTCGCCGGGCCCGACGCCGGCGGGGTCCACCTGCTGCACGGCGGGCAGGTCAGGATCGGCCGGTCCGCCGACGCCGACGTACCGCTGGACGACCCCGACGTGTCCCGGCTGCACTGCGCGGTCACCGTCCTGGAGGACGGCCGGGTCGCGGTCGCCGACCTGGGCTCCACGAACGGCACCTCGCTGGACGGCACCCCGGTCCACGACCGCCCGGTCCGGCTGGCCCCCGGGGCCCTGCTGCGGCTCGGCGAGTCGGTGCTCACGCTCACGGCCGGCGGGCGCACGCCCACGCTGGAGACGGCCCCCGACGGCGAGGGCCACCTGCGGGTGACCCGGCCCGGCACCGGCGGTGGAGAGGCGGCCCGGACCGCCCCCGGCCCAAAGGCGCCGCACGGCACGGAAGCACCGCCCGGCCCGGCGGACACGGGCGGGGCCGGCGGCCACGGCAGGGCCCGGGGCGACCACCCCGGCGCCCTCGGCCCGCAGGACCCCCACGGCCGGCCCGGCGGCCCCGCCGGGCACGATGAACGGCGGGACGCACCCGGACCCGGCGAAGGCCGCGGGCCCGCGAGCCGGGACACGGCCGGTGTACCGCCGCAGCCCACCCACGGCCGGGGCGCCCGGGTCGTCCCGGCCGAGGCCCCCCGGCGCGGCGGCATAGGCGCGTGGGCGCGGCGGCTGGCGGGCGGGCGCGGCGAGGCCGCCCCGCCCGCGCACCCCGGCCCCGCCCCGCAGGCGGGCCCCGGGGACCCGGCCGCGCACACCGCCGCCCCGGCCGCCCCGGCGGGCACCTGGCCGGATCCGGCGTCGGTGCTCCTGACCGCGCTCGGCCCCGGGCCCCGCCTGTGGGAGCGCGACGGCGCGCACCCGGAGGCCCTGGTCGTCCGGCTGGGCACGACCGAGCGCGCCGACCTGCCCGCCGTGCCGGTCACCGTGGGTCTGCGGGAGGCCGGTTCGCTCGGACTGGCCGGGCCGCACGACCGGCTGCCGGGGCTGGCCCGCTCGGTGGTGGCCCAGCTCGCCGCCCTGCACCCGCCGTCCGGCCTGGAGATCGTGCTGATCAGCACGGACCGCACGCGCGGCACCGAGGAACGGCGGCGGGAGTGGTCCTGGCTCGGCTGGCTGCCGCATCTGCGCCCGCTGCACGGCCAGGACTGCCGGCTGCTGCTGGCGTACGACCGGGAGCAGGCGGAGGCCCGGGCGGCGGAGCTGGTGCGGCGGATGGACGAAGGACCGCTGGGCCCCGGCTGGGCCAGCGCGGACCGGGCCTCGGTGGCCGAGGCGGCCCGGCGGTACGAAGGCCCGTTCACGGTGGTCGTGGTGGACGGCGACCCCGGTTCCGCGGCGCTGCGTGAGACGACGGCCGGACTGGCGGGCGCCGGAGCGGCGGCCGGTATCCATCTGATCTGCCTGGCCCAGGCCCCGGCGGCCTCGCCGCTCTCCCCGGTCGACGCGACCTACGACACCGCGTGCCGGGCCTCGATCCCCTTCCGTGAGTGCGGCGCGGTCGCGATGCTGAGCGGCGACGTGGCGACCTCGCTGCGGCTGCTGCGCACGGCGGGCGGGCAGGTCGCGGGACACGGCACGGTCGCCGTCGTGGACGCGGTGTCGGCGGCCTGGGCCGAGCGCTTCGCCCGTGCGCTGGCCCCGCTGCGGGACGAGGGCGCGGGGCCCCTCCCGGGCCGCCCGGTGGCGGCGGCGCTGCCTCCGTCGGCCCGGCTGCTGGACGAGCTGGGTCTCGCGCGGGCCACTCCCGCCTCGCTGATGGCCCGCTGGGCATCGACGGCGGAGGAACAGCCCGGTGCGACGGTCCGCCCGGCCGTCCCGGCCCCGGCGGCGGCCGGGACGGACACGGCGGGCTCCGGCCGCACGCTGAGCACCGGTCCGCGCGTCGGCGCGCAGCGCGAGGCCCCGGAGAGCGGCCGTACCGGCTCCGCGCGCACCGTGTCCGGCCGCACCGGCCCCGGGTCCCCCGGCCCCGCCGAGCCCGCCCCGTCCCCGTACCGGCGCAGCGGCCCCACCAGTTCGGGGGCCGGCCGCTCGGTGTTCCCGGCGGCCGTCGCCGTGCCCGCGCAGCGGCGCGAGGGCCGGGCGGCCGCGGCCGCCTCCTACCCGGGCAGACCGGTGATCGTGCTGGGCGCCGGACCGCGGGGGCCCCTGCTGGTGGATCTGGCCGACGAGGGGCCGCACCTGCTGATCGAGGGCCCGGCGGGCAGCGGCCGTACGGAGCTGCTGCGGGCCGTGGCCGCGTCCCTGGCCTCCGCCGCGCGCCCCGACCGGCTCGGCATCCTGCTGATCGACGGGGCGGGCGACACCTCCGCGCAGGGGCTCGGCCCGTGCACGGAGCTGCCCCACGTCTTCACGCACCTGGTCGCCTCGGAGCCGGTGCGCATGCGGGAGTTCGCACAGGCGCTCGGCGGTGAGCTGAAGCGCCGCGCCGAACTGCTGGGCACCCTGGACTTCGCCACCTGGCACGCCCGGTACGACGAGTCCCAGGTGTCCGGGACCGGCCGGCCGGCCGCGGACAGCGGTGACCTCGACTCCCCCGCCAGCGGCACCCTGCGGCTGCGTCCCCCGGGGCAGCGCCCCGCCGACCCGGGCCCCTCGCCGCTCCCCCGGCTCGTGGTCCTGGCCGACGACTTCGACGCCCTGGTCGCCCCGTCGCTCGGCAGCCCGGGGCGCCCGTCCGCCGGTTCGGTGGTGCGGGTGCTGGAGGCCGTGGCCAGGGACGGCGAGCGGCTGGGGGTCCATCTCGTCGCCACGTCCGCCCGCCCCGACCGCACCGAGGACACCGAGCTGGCGCGCGGCGCCCGGCTGCGCGTGGTGCTCGACCCGCCGGTCCTGCCGCCGTCCCCCGACGAGGCGGCGCCGGGGCGGGGCAGGCTGGGGCACCCCGACGGGCGGGTGACACCGTTCCAGGGCGGCAGGGTCACGGGCCGGATCCCGCGTACGGCGACCCTGCGCCCCACGGTCGTACCGCTGGAGTGGGAGCGGATGGGCGATCCGCCGGCCCGCCGGCCGGTGCGGGAGCTGGGCAACGGGCCCACCGATCTGGCGTTGCTGGCGAGCGCGTTGGAGCGGGCGGCCCGCTCGGTCAACGCCGAGCGGCTGCCCCCGCTGATCCCCGCCGTTCCGGCCTCCGGCCGCTGA